From Brachionichthys hirsutus isolate HB-005 chromosome 7, CSIRO-AGI_Bhir_v1, whole genome shotgun sequence, the proteins below share one genomic window:
- the slf2 gene encoding SMC5-SMC6 complex localization factor protein 2: protein MDEMIHRTQIHGNRHSPVYIDSSSNQPHPVPRDGVGHSAQQPGSSCSSLAVVGPANNGTAANRPHDTALNIPHSASHQFMKDLSNHSPSSHTRRDQVIEPRLTLVSGRENATARQESSIKDKHQKWTPSEKLVPVESNHSSQKRRRVFEGSDESAKKGPLQGQYYDKAQTSESSVGNLDSASLASQSPSGHSSVLELSLKTTDGLLYSEPSSGQSPYLDLLSTFKSAQTSPCTSLLPKHCPKKQPPVGAKQTSVTSIAKESLLKPGEASNERTTSSAFSFPEAAQKETGRSPSFQLNSLSSSHMDSNTSHENALKRKSDTATNKSASNPNLSYLGCRTAKRNKGARPRQPIPIPEDINELFTPDPVTYVLHRTHQTAKPTMHGATKNLSTSGNSTTVAGASCRDAQNVTVVGSPHAEDAKVSSLSSASHRQVSLPRVTLQQVSLESVNKLSLKDESFRISPEVTWLGKLDKCDGVQLAEKQTAPLPGNVEPCASETDASAAGQTSAPHGSPSPLLEKEPSGNGGQQSNEEDPIDVEQDPSFSSDLDLSSSSHSSEQLISLQEMMEPVSMSPDSPEKETFSEPCTTGYHSQSKIKGLLPSMSKSGIYKNNLDQMLKEINSNKRTKEIETHILTACKDDLLRIAEYEESEENQGEGISAEQQLFLQHYSLMSSAIKDVPPGEVVFNLEKFGRIFNPDTLELRKCKVNAQGPAQKTLLRSSPAHLKLHLNIGLFQEAYDSHSPCPNAVARFLFKMMSVHHESVVSEKILQALCDIACTAAYQIVQNGSQTFKVWVPTLADMTLVLLNMGAAFVTLFPFEDLQPAFTEGDLLEGVCIKSESPSCNKEQITFPEHNYNSILKYLSYCMALCPRAYSDDELLLLLTVLGKVNMDTRLILQSSVELYPLQCKMVNNVRDWNTVLPRICLALTDLTDDHHNMCQLVQLLPENTRGKELRQHLSLSMISKLLDGNCTYRPTESQLQLRDLRPYFCRMRPTVLLRGMLSSSRRSRKDKEDTASLDQQSYYLCYSLLTLANEASSFQIFPARQKEQLLLLCTELEIHVKCDIRESEKCLYRSKVKDLVARIYTKWQIRLRRMKPLHDKLYDYWQPLPVDRLADKQEQCETEDDEDGGQPVMEDDSVEDSSGTEDSEVLMISAKEVEEDGEDESEITKPHEMEGDGSTDNVIEVPYST, encoded by the exons ATGGACGAAATGATACATCGAACACAAATTCACGGTAACAGGCA CAGCCCAGTTTACATCGATTCCTCATCAAATCAGCCCCATCCCGTGCCGAGGGACGGAGTGGGCCACTCGGCTCAACAGCCGGGGTCTTCCTGCTCATCACTAGCTGTTGTTGGTCCAGCTAACAACGGCACTGCGGCTAACAGGCCACACGACACAGCTCTTAATATCCCTCATTCTGCATCCCATCAATTTATGAAAGATTTAAGCAATCACTCCCCGTCCTCCCACACCAGGAGAGATCAAGTGATTGAACCTCGGCTTACTCTGGTTTCAGGGAGAGAAAATGCAACTGCAAGACAAGAATCATCCATCAAG gacAAGCATCAGAAATGGACACCAAGTGAAAAGTTGGTTCCAG TGGAATCGAATCATTCATCCCAGAAGAGGCGTCGAGTTTTCGAAGGCAGTGACGAAAGTGCCAAAAAAGGGCCTCTTCAGGGTCAATACTATGacaaagcacagacctccgaaTCCAGTGTTGGCAACTTGGACAGCGCTTCATTAGCGTCTCAGTCACCATCAGGGCATTCCTCTGTCTTGGAACTCTCTCTCAAAACCACAGATGGCCTTCTCTACTCAGAGCCATCAAGTGGCCAATCGCCATATTTGGATCTACTGTCCACTTTTAAGTCTGCCCAGACATCACCCTGCACATCTTTGTTACCCAAACATTGTCCAAAGAAGCAACCTCCAGTGGGAGCAAAGCAAACTTCTGTAACTTCTATAGCGAAAGAAAGTTTGTTGAAACCAGGTGAGGCGAGTAATGAAAGGACTACATCAAGCGCCTTTTCATTTCCCGAGGCTGCCCAAAAGGAAACTGGTAGATCACCTAGTTTTCAGCTGAACAGCCTCTCCTCTAGTCATATGGACTCTAATACCTCACATGAAAATGCCCTCAAGAGAAAGTCAGATACTGCCACCAATAAATCGGCTTCAAATCCTAATTTAAGTTATCTGGGGTGTCGCACAGCGAAACGGAACAAAGGTGCCCGCCCACGACAACCTATTCCTATCCCGGAAGATATAAATGAGCTTTTCACCCCCGATCCCGTGACGTATGTGCTCCACCGTACCCATCAGACAGCAAAGCCCACGATGCACGGGGCAACAAAAAACCTCTCCACTTCAGGCAATAGTACCACAGTAGCTGGAGCATCATGTCGAGACGCGCAAAACGTCACAGTCGTGGGCTCTCCTCATGCAGAAGACGCCAAAGTTTCATCCTTGTCATCAGCAAGTCACAGACAAGTCTCCTTGCCAAGAGTAACTTTACAGCAGGTAAGTCTTGAAAGCGTGAACAAATTGTCCCTCAAAGATGAAAGCTTTAGAATCAGTCCTGAAGTCACTTGGCTGGGCAAACTGGATAAGTGTGATGGCGTTCAGCTTGCTGAGAAACAAACTGCGCCTCTTCCCGGCAATGTGGAGCCATGCGCTTCAGAGACGGACGCCTCTGCCGCTGGTCAAACGTCTGCGCCTCACGGTTCCCCGTCTCCTCTGCTGGAGAAGGAGCCAAGTGGAAACGGGGGACAACAGTCGAATGAAGAGGATCCTATAGATGTCGAGCAAGACCCGAGCTTTTCTTCAGATTTGGATCTTTCCAGTAGCTCCCATAGCAGCGAGCAACTGATTTCGTTGCAGGAGATGATGGAGCCTGTTAGCATGTCCCCAGATTCACCGGAAAAAGAAACTTTCTCTGAGCCGTGTACAACTGGATATCACAGCCAGTCCAAAAT AAAGGGACTGCTGCCATCCATGTCAAAGTCAGGCATTTATAAGAACAACCTTGATCAGATGCTGAAAGAAATTAACTCCAATAAAAG AACAAAAGAGATTGAGACACACATTCTAACAGCATGTAAAGATGACCTATTGAGAATTGCTGAATACGAGGAGTCCGAGGAGAACCAGGGGGAGGGGATTTCCGCTGAACAACA GCTATTCCTGCAGCACTACTCACTGATGTCCAGTGCAATCAAGGATGTGCCTCCAGGAGAAGTGGTGTTCAACCTGGAGAAATTTGGCCGAATCTTCAACCCCGACACACTGGAGCTTAGAAAATGCAAGGTCAATGCTCAGGGGCCAGCACAGAAAACGCTGCTCAG GTCCAGCCCTGCTCATTTGAAGCTGCATCTAAATATCGGATTGTTCCAGGAAGCTTACGACAGTCATTCGCCTTGTCCAAATGCAGTTGCCCGTTTCCTGTTCAAG ATGATGTCCGTCCATCATGAGAGCGTGGTCTCTGAAAAGATCCTGCAGGCGCTCTGTGACATTGCCTGCACTGCTGCTTATCAGATAG TGCAAAATGGAAGCCAGACGTTTAAGGTGTGGGTGCCCACTTTGGCTGACATGACGCTGGTCCTATTGAATATGGGAGCCGCGTTTGTTACGCTCTTCCCGTTTGAGGATCTGCAGCCTGCATTCACGGAGGGTGACTTGCT GGAGGGTGTCTGCATCAAGAGTGAGAGTCCCTCCTGTAACAAGGAGCAGATCACTTTCCCTGAACACAATTACAACAGCATTTTGAAG TACCTGTCTTACTGTATGGCCCTCTGTCCGCGGGCGTACAGTGATGATgagctgctgttgctgctaacTGTGCTAGGAAAGGTGAACATGGACACACGGCTCATTCTCCAGTCCAGTGTGGAGCTTTACCCTCTGCAGTGCAAAATGGTCAACAACGTCCGGGACTGGAACACCGTG CTGCCTAGAATCTGTCTGGCTTTGACCGATCTGACAGATGACCACCATAATATGTGCCAGCTAGTTCAACTGCTGCCTGAAAATACGCGCGGGAA GGAACTGCGTCAGCATCTGAGCCTGTCCATGATCTCCAAGCTGTTAGACGGGAATTGTACCTACAGACCTACAGAAAGTCAGCTTCAG CTCAGGGATTTGAGGCCGTACTTCTGTCGTATGCGTCCCACCGTGCTCCTGCGAGGAAtgctcagctcctccaggaggagtCGGAAGGATAAAGAAGACACGGCCTCCCTTGACCAACAG TCCTACTACCTCTGCTATAGTCTTCTGACTTTGGCAAATGAAGCCTCCAGTTTTCAGATCTTCCCAGCTCGACAAAAG GAGCAACTGCTTCTTCTGTGCACTGAACTGGAAATACATGTTAAGTGCGACatcagagagagtgagaaatgTCTTTACCGGAGCAAG GTAAAGGACTTGGTGGCCAGGATCTATACCAAGTGGCAGATACGCCTCCGGAGGATGAAACCGCTCCAT GATAAGTTGTATGACTATTGGCAGCCTCTGCCTGTTGATAGATTGGCAGACAAACAGGAGCAGTGTGAGACGGAGGACGACGAGGATGGAGGGCAGCCTGTCATGGAGGACGATAGTGTAGAAGACTCCAGCGGAACCGAAGACAGCGAGGTTCTTATGATTTCTGCcaaagaggtggaggaagacggagaagaTGAAAGCGAGATCACAAAGCCACACGAGATGGAGGGAGACGGAAGCACGGACAACGTAATTGAGGTTCCGTACTCGACATAA
- the washc2c gene encoding WASH complex subunit 2, with product MSRLPDGIVNGSSTGERLEQDARIWERAWTVEEMRQSSHNWSLAADSGLFLFLQDFSQRMLSKTHDIEKQLDSLIRDTKATDSCLQSVFNDFLMLSNTQFIENRVYDEEVEETMSKADALEKQTEQEKTREQKEAELIPKMQEAVTYGLNVLDSAFERLDIKAGNSDSEDEEVTGRVEAILEPKDLYVDRPLPYLIGSKAFMEQDDVGLGDLSSDEMSVDSDRDSVVESEDRKDADHSDDDFIQEEEEGLNNITKKSSMLSYEEDGEDEEEDSDIFGESDGDEDDAKNTDPSSFADELAARIKGEPVNKPEGDRESLTSKKKNKGRKVSKPAKPQVEEDDDDDIFKPPKMDDDDIAPFGGKSGLFSGGRGLFDDDDEGDLFSEAPKAFVSEEPKVLNERLKNDAQTPESDKPGKKNPAGAISIFPDNLFNSGNDSDSVESKENRTPDAPRQVPTGAGIGGSGLFDEDEGDGFFSSLKTSDSTGQEKHKPQTIGLFDNDGEDGDLFGDKFSSSAQSQKDTVEQDVKHPEKKMPAGAISMFGPETKTLLSEGLKKRQLSTSKGSEKSEENGSAPDAGKTAVEQTRIPQTRGLFSDDEDALGFPTIPKSQSKPESTSQGKPSKAPVSLFDDEEEEDLFVSAAKSRPKRNQVKASTPQPSKTFSSSLFSDDEDQWMSFTSGAGRPEVKTPGMKPSASAPSSLPSAKTSQRSVFDNDDDDLFAPTKESSQKMPHRVSLLFEDEDDGEKGILFGVKPAVNTDTPAPPAQRPASATQSSILLEKSAEVSVLGITGRDAPSELEKPAAKGPEDPQPRPSPPAAESSKRKKKPPGAVSLFGGIDVLATTQTKSILDEDGDDESFLSKDNPPLDVKREEKAKANAVSLFDQEEGAWNEPIFTPSKPTARKALKSAEEQAKSTRVFQDEELLFSQTQQKDNDPDVDLFATSGKAASSKLGSVKPAAQSLFADDDYDDLFGSVKPQVPPPKVTEKPNNAKSKAPVASPESASEIQKPSSSPVKPKDSSSRIGKLHADLMINPAALLPGAVPSLPGAVGVLPRTAPSSSSGVSSLSPSPATTPMGAPAGHAGVSFDTPVRVTTLQSTQKTRAKVPAQRRPQSRAARQQAAQRALMDEDTLGGDGARPDASLPGFISPLPDKPHLADASPTIPDSSASTALPVSTPPQSSSSGMTPRPSVLTLAQSTNPGKKDSRKDSSNSAVLPSYDKDDLFGSDALFGDATLKNTPSPPRQTINTKQPQASSDLGAVKDKSLSPSIFDDHTDYLFKKVKPRASTKQSKNSQFLEEDDDDDGVDLFGVSNSPTPSSTSSKEFKNGSSFSKQDIFQDEVATAPKVNQKHKEKPLDSMLFDDNIDIFADLTDTFKPKQTSKTKGQTKSIFDDDMDDIFSSTVKPVTKTPLKPVKIPPSQEALSNAETSNIFDDPLNALGGN from the exons ATGAGCAGGTTGCCGGATGGAATAGTGAATGGCTCAAGCACGGGTGAAAGACTGGAGCAAGACGCTCGGATTTGGGAGCGAGCCTGGACGGTTGAGGAGATGCGGCAGAGCAGTCACAACTGGTCGTTGGCCGCAGACTCGGGA ctCTTCCTATTCCTCCAAGACTTCTCCCAGAGAATGCTCTCAAAGACACATGACATTGAGAAGCAGCTGGACAGTCTGATCCGTGACACCAAGGCCACAGACAGCTGCTTGCAGTCTGTCTTTAATGACTTTCTCATGCTTTCCAACACCCAGTTTatagaaaat AGAGTGTATGATGAAGAGGTGGAAGAGACTATGTCGAAGGCAGATGCATTGGAGAAGCAGACTGAACAG gagaagACTCGAGAGCAGAAAGAGGCTGAACTTATTCCGAAGATGCAGGAAGCTGTGACGTACGGCCTGAACGTGCTGGATTCAGCCTTTGAACGTCTGGATATCAAAGCAGGGAACTCTGActcagaggatgaggaggtcaCAGGCAGAGTTGAAGCCATCTTGGAGCCAAAG GATCTTTATGTAGACAGGCCACTTCCATATCTGATTGGTTCCAAGGCTTTCATGGAACAAGATGACGTTGGACTGGGCGATCTCTCAAGTGATG AAATGTCAGTTGACAGTGACAGAGACAGTGTCGTTGAGAGTGAAGACAGAAAAGATGCAGAT CATTCAGATGATGACTTTattcaggaggaagaggaaggtctTAATAATATCACAAAG AAGTCATCCATGTTGAGTTATGAAGAAGACggggaagacgaggaggaggattcTGACATATTCGGGGAATCGGATGGGGacgaggacgacgcaaag AACACAGACCCGTCATCTTTTGCTGATGAACTTGCAGCCCGAATCAAAGGTGAACCAGTTAACAAACCAGAGGGAGATCGCGAAT CATTGACCTctaagaagaaaaacaaaggcagGAAAGTGTCGAAGCCTGCAAAGCCACAGG TTGAAGAGGACGACGATGACGACATTTTTAAGCCGCCAAAAATGGACGATGATGACATCGCCCCATTTGGAGGGAAAAGCGGCCTTTTCAGTGGAGGGAGGGGCCTGTTCGATGACGACGATGAG GGTGATCTTTTCTCTGAGGCACCAAAGGCTTTTGTGTCTGAAGAGCCAAAGGTGCTTAATGAGCGCTTAAAAAACGATGCTCAAACGCCAG AGTCTGACAAACCAGGAAAGAAGAATCCAGCGGGAGCCATTTCAATATTCCCAG ATAATCTGTTCAATTCAGGGAATGACTCTGATTCAGTGGAGAGCAAGGAGAACAGAACCCCAGATGCCCCCAGGCAGGTTCCTACGGGAGCTGGCATTGGTGGAAGTGGGCTGTTTGACGAGGATGAGGGTGACGGCTTCTTCTCTAGTCTCAAAACATCGGATTCTA ctggGCAGGAGAAACACAAACCTCAAACTATTGGCCTTTTCGACAACGACGGCGAGGACGGTGATCTGTTTGGTGACAAGTTCAGCTCATCAGCTCAGAGCCAAAAGGACACGGTGGAACAGGATGTTAAACATCCAGAGAAAAAG ATGCCAGCAGGAGCCATCTCTATGTTTGGTCCTGAGACGAAAACCTTGCTCAGTGAGGGCCTGAAAAAACGTCAGCTGTCCACCAGCAAGGGGTCTGAGAAATCTGAGGAG AACGGTTCTGCTCCAGATGCAGGAAAGACTGCAGTCGAGCAGACTCGGATACCCCAGACTAGAGGCCTCTTCTCCGATGATGAAGATGCACTG GGATTTCCAACTATCCCGAAGAGCCAATCTAAACCTGAATCTACAAGCCAAGGCAAACCCAGCAAGGCCCCCGTGTCCTTATTTgacgatgaggaagaagag GACCTGTTTGTGTCTGCGGCAAAATCTCGGCCCAAACGTAATCAGGTCAAGGCCTCCACGCCACAGCCCAGTAAGaccttctccagctccctcttcaGTGACGATGAG GACCAGTGGATGAGTTTCACAAGCGGTGCAGGAAGGCCAGAGGTCAAGACTCCAGGGATGAAGCCCAGCGCCAGTGCTCCTTCCAGTCTCCCCAGTGCCAAAACATCCCAGAGAAGCGTCTTTGACAACGATGATGACGACCTGTTCGCTCCAACAAAGGAGTCGAG TCAGAAAATGCCGCACAGAGTTTCTCTCCTGtttgaagatgaggatgatggaGAGAAAGGAATCCTCTTTGGTGTGAAACCTGCTgtcaacacagacacaccagCCCCACCTGCTCAA AGACCTGCCTCAGCCACTCAGTCATCAATTCTGTTAGAGAAGTCGGCGGAGGTTTCGGTTTTGGGGATAACAGGAAGGGACGCACCTTCAGAGCTGGAGAAGCCAGCAGCAAAGGGCC CAGAGGACCCTCAGCCACGCCCCTCACCgccagcagcagagagcagcaaaaggaagaagaagccTCCTGGAGCAGTCAGTCTTTTTGGAGGCATCGATGTTCTTGCCACCACGCAGACAAAGAGCATTTTGGATGAAGATGGCGATGATGAGAGCTTCCTCTCTAAGGACAACCCACCGCTGGATGttaagagagaagagaaagcaAAAGCAAACGCTGTTAGTTTATTTGATCAGGAGGAGGGGGCTTGGAATGAACCCATATTCACGCCAAGCAAACCCACGGCGAGAAAAGCACTAAAG TCCGCAGAGGAGCAAGCAAAGAGCACACGCGTGTTCCAGGACGAGGAGCTGCTGTTCAGTCAAACGCAGCAGAAGGATAACGACCCAGATGTTGACCTCTTTGCCACTTCAGGAAAAGCTGCC AGCTCCAAGCTCGGCTCAGTGAAGCCAGCAGCACAAAGTCTGTTTGCAGACGACGACTACGACGACCTGTTCGGCTCCGTTAAGCCACAAGTTCCTCCGCCG aaaGTAACAGAGAAGCCCAATAATGCTAAGAGCAAAGCACCAGTGGCAAGTCCAGAATCTGCATCAGAGATCCAG AAACCTTCATCAAGTCCGGTAAAACCCAAAGATTCCTCATCAAGGATTGGGAAACTTCAc GCCGACCTGATGATCAACCCTGCTGCGCTGCTCCCTGGTGCCGTCCCCAGTCTGCCCGGGGCTGTCGGCGTGCTCCCCAGAACGGCTCCGAGTTCCTCCTCTGGGGTGTCCAGCCTGAGCCCCAGCCCTGCTACAACTCCAATGGGAGCCCCGGCAGGCCATGCAGGAGTGAGTTTTGACACCCCAGTCCGGGTCACAACGCTGCAGAGCACCCAGAAG ACTCGTGCCAAAGTTCCTGCACAACGAAGACCCCAGTCCAGAGCAGCCAGGCAACAAGCAGCCCAAAGAGCCTTAATGGATGAAGATACCCTGGGTGGAGACGGTGCCCGCCCAGACGCCAGTCTGCCTGGTTTCATCTCACCTTTACCAGACAAGCCTCACCTGGCAGATGCCAGTCCAACAATACCTGACTCATCTGCATCCACAGCCTTGCCTGTTTCCACACCGCCTCAGTCTTCTTCCTCTGGAATGACCCCCAGGCCATCTGTGCTGACACTGGCACAATCCACAAACCCTGGAAAGAAAGACTCTCGTAAAGACAGCAGCAATTCTGCCGTGCTGCCATCTTATGATAAGGATGACCTTTTTGGTTCCGACGCTCTATTTGGGGACGCCACCCTCAAAAACACGCCCTCCCCTCCTAGACAAACTATCAATACGAAACAACCTCAGGCCAGTAGCGACTTGGGAGCAGTGAAAGACAAAAGCTTGTCCCCGTCCATTTTTGATGACCACACTGATTACCTTTTTAAAAAGGTCAAGCCAAGGGCATCCACTAAGCAATCCAAGAACTCACAATTTttggaggaagatgatgatgatgatggtgtggaCCTCTTTGGAGTGAGCAACAGTCCCACGCCCAGCTCCACAAGTAGTAAAGAATTCAAAAACGGCAGTAGTTTTTCAAAGCAAGACATCTTTCAG gaTGAAGTGGCCACTGCGCCCAAAGTGAACCAGAAGCACAAAGAGAAGCCCCTTGATTCCATGTTGTTTGATGACAACATAGACATTTTTGCTGACCTGACAGACACTTTTAAACCGAAACAGACGTCAAAGACGAAGGGGCAGACCAAGTCAATATTTGATGATGACATGG ATGACATCTTCTCAAGCACAGTAAAACCAGTCACAAAGACTCCCCTTAAACCAGTGAAAATACCACCGTCTCAAGAGGCCTTGTCAAACGCAGAAACAAGCAACATTTTTGATGATCCCCTTAATGCTCTTGGTGGAAACTGA
- the LOC137895540 gene encoding phosphoglycerate mutase 1, translated as MAVYKLVLIRHGESSWNQENRFCGWFDADLSPTGEEEAKRGGQALKDAGLEFDVCYTSVLKRAIRTLWLALDSIDQMWVPVHRTWRLNERHYGGLTGLNKAETAAKHGEAQVKIWRRSFDVPPPPMGPDHDYYAVISKDRRYAALTEDQLPSCESLKDTIARALPYWNEDIVPQIKQGKRVLIAAHGNSLRGIVKHLEGMSDEAIMELNLPTGIPILYELDKNLKPVKPMQFLGDEETVRKAMEAVAAQGKAKK; from the exons ATGGCTGTCTACAAACTGGTGCTGATTCGCCACGGAGAGAGCAGCTGGAACCAGGAGAATCGCTTCTGCGGCTGGTTTGATGCGGATTTAAGCCCGACCGGAGAGGAAGAAGCGAAAAGAGGTGGCCAGGCTCTGAAAG ATGCTGGCTTAGAGTTTGACGTTTGCTACACGTCTGTGCTGAAGCGAGCCATCAGGACACTGTGGCTGGCCCTGGACAGCATCGACCAGATGTGGGTTCCAGTGCATCGGACCTGGCGGCTCAATGAGCGCCACTATGGAGGCCTGACGGGCCTCAACAAGGCAGAGACGGCTGCAAAGCACGGAGAAGCTCAGGTGAAGATCTGGAGGCGCTCGTTTGACGTCCCTCCTCCCCCTATGGGCCCAGACCACGACTACTACGCTGTCATCAGCAAG GATCGTCGATATGCAGCTCTGACTGAGGACCAGCTTCCTTCCTGCGAGAGCCTCAAGGACACTATCGCAAGGGCTCTGCCATACTGGAACGAGGACATCGTCCCTCAGATCAAACAGGGAAAGAGGGTTCTCATCGCTGCTCATGGAAACAGTCTAAGGGGGATTGTTAAGCACCTGGAGG GGATGTCAGATGAAGCCATCATGGAACTAAATCTACCGACCGGCATCCCCATCCTCTACGAGCTGGACAAGAACCTGAAGCCCGTGAAGCCAATGCAGTTCTTAGGAGATGAAGAAACTGTTCGCAAAGCAATGGAAGCGGTGGCTGCTCAGGGAAAAGCCAAGAAGtga